The following DNA comes from Deinococcus sp. NW-56.
GCCGCCAGCAGGAGTCGTCTGGGCATGGTCCCAGCATACGCGCCAGGGTCCGGGAGGGGTCATCCGGCGAAAGGTGGACCCGCGTCGCCGGGCACGGCGGGCAGGGTGAAGAAGAAGGTGGTCCCCCGCCCGACCTCGCTCTCGACCCACAACCGCCCGCCGTGGCGCTCGACGATCTTCTTGCACACGGCGAGGCCGATGCCCGTTCCCTCGTACTGCTCGCGGCCGTGCAGGCGCTGGAAAATCTCGAAGATGCGCCCGAAATACTGCGGTTCGATCCCGATGCCGTTGTCGCGCACTCCGAAGCGCCAGAAGTCGCCCTCGCGCTCGGCCCAGACGTGGACTTCGGGAGTCACTCCCCCCCGGCGGTACTTCAGCCCGTTCGAGATCAGGTTCTGCAGGAGCTGGTCGAGCTGCTGCGGGTCGGCCAGGACGGGGGGCAGTGGCCCACGGGTGAGGCGGGCGCCTGCGAGGTCCGCTCCCGTCTCCAGGCGGCGGCGCACCGCGTCGAAGACGGCGCCGCTGTCGACCCGCTCCGGCTCGCGCTGGGTCGTGTGAACGCGCGAGAAGGTGAGCAGGTCGTCCACCAGGCGCTTCATGTGCTCGCCGCTCTCAGCGATCTGGGTGAGGTACATCCGGCCCCGGTCGTCGAGCACGTCGCCGTAGCGGCGCTGGGTCAGCCCGGCGAAACTGGTCATCGCCCGGATGGGCGCTTGCAGGTCGTGCGAGGCGACGTAGGCGAACTGTTCGAGTTCCGCGTTGCTGCGGGCGAGTTCGGCGTTGGTCTGCTCCAGTTCGGCGGTGCGCTCGGCCAAGAGGGCCACGCTCTCGGCCCGCTCCAGCGCGAGGCCCAGGCTGCTCACGACCGTCTCCAGAATGATGCGGTCGGTGTGGCTCCAGGGCCGACCCTCGAAGATCACGGCGATCAGGACGCCGACCACCTCGCCGTGGCGCAGGACGGGCAGCGAGGCCACGGTGCTCACGTGCTGCACCATCTCCTCGGGGGTGTCACTGCCCCGCGCGTAGGCGTCCTGATAAAAGGGCCGCCGGGTCTGCCAGGGCACGTCCACGCTGGGGGTCGCGCCCACCCGCGGCCCGGCGTCGATAAAGGCCTGAAGGGCCGCGTTTCCCACCTCCCCGACCTGCACCCGGTTGCGCCAGTGGTCGCCCCCGCGCTCGTAGTACAGGGCGTAGCCGGGCGGCAGCAGCGAGAGGATCACCTCCTGTGCCCGCCGCACGAACAGGCGGGGATCGCCCTGCGCCGCGAGGTCGCCCGTGAGGTGCGCGAAGCCCTCCAGGGCGCGGGTGCGGGCCGCGAGTTCGCCGTTCCGGCGCTCCAGCAGCGCGGTGGCCTCGGCCCGCTCGAGCGCGAGCTGAAAGCTGCGGCCCACCGCCCGCATCACGGAGCGCTCGTGCTCGGTCCAGCGCCGCGCGGCGCGGGTGCCCACCGCGAGCAGGCAGCGGACCTCGCCCCCGATCACGACGGGCACGAAGGCCCCCGCCCCGTAGTTCACGGTGGTGGACAGGGCATTGGCCTCGGCGTCCCAGCCGTCCACGAACGCGGCCTCGCCGGACGCCACCGCGCGGGCCAGGTTGGGGGCTTCGGCCGGGATGCCCGCCCGGATCTGCGCGACGACCTCGGGGGTCATGTCGTCCGACCACACCTGTGCCCGCCACAGCCCCCCCTCCGGCTCGTAGTAGCCCACGCTGACATGTCCCAGGGTGGTCCGCATGACCCGGACAGCCTGCCGGGCCAGCGCCGCCACGTCGGTTTGGGTACCCACGGCCTCGCTGAAGGCCACAAAGGCGTCGAGCGCCGCCGCGCGGGATTGCAACTCATGGGTGGCGGCCCCGATCCGGCCTTCCAGCTCCATGTTCAGGACGCGCAGCCGGGCCTCGGCCTGCTCGCGCCGCTCCAGCTCGGCCTGCGCGAGTTCGATCAACCGGGCGTTCTCGACCGTCACGGCGGCGAACTGCGCGAGCTGCACGAGAATCTGCTCGTCCCGCGCGGAGAACTCGCCTTCCTCGCGGTCGCTGAGCTGAATCAGGCCGATGTTGCGCCCGCCCTTGCCCACCAGCGGCACTGCCAGCCAGCCGCGCATGGGGGGATGCTGGTCGGCGTGTTGGCCAAAGCCGCGCCACGCCGGATGCGCTTCCAGCTCGGCCTGGGTCAGCCGCAGCGGCCCGTTGACCCGGCACACCAGCGCGTAGATACCGCTCCCGTCCGGGGGCACGGCGTAGTCCTGCCACGCGGCGTACTTGTCGCTGAGAGACACCGCCGTGATCGCCTGCGCCCAGTCCTCGCTGACGGTCAGGCTCACGACCGACTGGTGTGCCCCCACCAGCAGGCGGGCTTCCTCGGTGATGACCTCCAGGGCCGCTTGTAGACCCGGCGCCTGCCCGATCCGCAGCGCCGCCCGCGCCAGCCCACCCACCGGATCGGTGCCCTCCGGGTCAGCGCGGCCCTCCCGCGACAGCCGCCCGAGGTGCAGCGCCGCCTGCCCCGCGAGTGCCCGCGCGAGACGTATCCCGGCCGCGTCTGGCGCCTGCGGCCACGCCAACCCCAGCAGGCCCCGCACGGGTTCCTCCCCGACCTGAAGGGGCAGCAGGGCGGCGCCGCTCCCCTCCAGCAAGACAGGCTCGCGGCGCTGCCACACGGCCCGCAGGGTCGCGAGGTCCGGCCACGCCACCCCGTCTCCCTCCTGGGCAGTGGGCGCCGGGGCGATCTCCTGCTCCCCTCCCGGCACCAGCCACGCGGCGACGGGCACGCGCAGGGCCGCGTGGGCGTGCGCGAGCAGAACCTCCACCACCTCCTGCGGCCGCCTGGCCGCGGCGAGGGCCTCGGCGACGACGAGCAGGAGATCGGTGTGGACGGGGGCGGGCGGACAGACCATACGCGCAGGATACGGTGCCGTTTCCCCGGCGGAGGTGCAGCCTGGGGCGGCGGGGCCGATGCACTAGGCTGTGGGCCTGATGGTCGCCAGATTCGTGCCCGCTGCCCCCCCCGTCCCCCCCCGCCCAGAGGCCCACCTGTGAGCGGCGGCCTCGTCGCGCTGCTCGACGACGTGGCGGCCATCGCCAAGCTCGCGGCGGCGTCGGTCGACGATATCGGGGCCGCCGCCGCCAAGGCGGGCAGCAAGGCGGTGGGCGTGGTCGTGGACGACACGGCGGTCACCCCCCGCTACGTGACGGGCTTTACCCCCGACCGCGAGCTGCCCATCATCTGGCGGATCGCGCGGGGATCGCTGCGCAACAAGGTGGTGTTTATCCTCCCTGCCGCGCTGCTGCTCAGCCAGTTTCTGCCCGGCGCGATCCCCCCGATCCTGATGCTGGGCGGGGCCTACCTCTGCTTTGAGGGCGCCGAGAAGGTCTATGAAGCTGTCAGCGGCCACGAGGAAGGCCACGGGAGCGAGGACCCCGCCGCCCTGACGGGGCAGGCCCACGAGGAACAGATGGTCGCGGGAGCGATCCGCACGGACTTCATCCTCTCGGCCGAGATCATGGCGATCTCGCTCGCGGAGGTGGCCGACCAGACCTTCTGGCTGCGGGCGGCGACCCTGGTGGTCGTGGCACTGCTGATCACCGCGCTGGTGTACGGGGTCGTGGGACTCATCGTGAAAATGGACGACTTCGGCCTGCGGCTGGCGAACGGCGCGTCGGGCGCGGGGCGCACCTTCGGGCGTGGGCTGGTGCGCGGCATGCCCAAGGTGCTCTCGGCCCTCTCGGTGATCGGCACCGCCGCCATGCTGTGGGTGGGCGGGCACATCATCCTCGCGGGGCTGGAGGATTTCGGCCTGGGCGGCCCCCTCCACTTCTTCCACGGTCTCGCCGTGGCGGCGGGGCACGCGGTCCCCTTCGCGCAAGGCTTCGTCGAGTGGCTGGTCGAGACGCTGGGATCGGGCCTGTTCGGGCTGCTGGTGGGCGCCGTGATCGTGGCGGTGCTGCACCTGCGGCCGGGGCGCGGGGCAAAAGCGCACTGAGGTTCGGCCACGCCTGCAGCCGTGGGGAAAACTGAGAAGTTTGCTCGGAACGCCACCTCTGACCCGGACCATCCCCACACCCATGGGGAAAACCGCCACTCGGCGGCGTCTTGGTCGTCGGTGCGCGGACCATCCCCACACCCGTGGGGAAAACGACTGCTTGAGTGGCAGCCCTTTCTTGCCCGTCGGACCATCCCCACACCCGTGGGGAAAACGAAGACGCGCTTGCCGCGCGGCTGGATCCCGCCGGACCATCCCCACACCCGTGGGGAAAACGCGTCCGCTCCGCGTCGTCGGCAAACTCGACCAGTCCGACGGACCATCCCCACACCCGTGGGGAAAACTTACCGTCTGGCTCTCTGCTACCGGCCTGGGACGGACCATCCCCACACCCGTGGGGAAAACTACTCCGAAGCCGTTCAGCACGCTCTGAACGGCGGACCATCCCCACACCCGTGGGGAAAACCTCGTGGAAGTCGCTGGCCTCAATGAAGCTGCCGGACCATCCCCACACCCGTGGGGAAAACTTGTAGGCGTCACTCTGGAGGCTCGCCAGGGGCGGACCATCCCCACACCCGTGGGGAAAACCTCTCGCTGTCGGTGTCCACATCGGCGGGGAGCGGACCATCCCCACACCCGTGGGGAAAACTGCACAAAAACGCTGCCCCGGTAGGCAAGCGTCGGACCATCCCCACACCCGTGGGGAAAACCCGCCGAGTTCGTCGGTATCGTCCTCTTTCAGCGGACCATCCCCACACCCGTGGGGAAAACCTGTCGCCCACGTCAAACCAGGTGTCAGCCCATGGACCATCCCCACACCCGTGGGGAAAACGCCAAGCTGCTCTCCCTGGCCGAGGCCACCGCCGGACCATCCCCACACCCGTGGGGAAAACCCCACCGACCCTGCCCTGCGCGGGCCGGTGACCGGACCATCCCCACACCCGTGGGGAAAACTTCGGGGACGCCGAGGCGGGCGCGGGCGTGAACGGACCATCCCCACACCCGTGGGGAAAACCACCGCCGCGCGGCGCAGGCGTGCATCCTGAGCGGACCATCCCCACACCCGTGGGGAAAACTGCTGTGTGGTGTCAGGTCAGGACCCCCGCCGCCGGACCATCCCCACACCCGTGGGGAAAACGGGTGCTGTTCAGGGTGAGGTCGACCTTCTGGAGGACCATCCCCACACCCGTGGGGAAAACGTAGGCGTCCTGGGCCGATTCGTGGTGGTCACCGGACCATCCCCACACCCGTGGGGAAAACGGGTTGTCCGGGCTCTGCTTGTCGATCACGATCGGACCATCCCCACACCCGTGGGGAAAACATGAACCGCTTGTACCAGAGGCCGGTGTATTCCGGACCATCCCCACACCCGTGGGGAAAACTTCTCGACGGTGAGGGGGTGCAGCGGGGTGATCGGACCATCCCCACACCCGTGGGGAAAACACCAGGCGTCCGCCGGGAATCAGCCGGTAGCGCGGACCATCCCCACACCCGTGGGGAAAACACCACATGCGTGGGGTACACGTAGGCCGAGGGCGGACCATCCCCACACCCGTGGGGAAAACCATTAGAACCGCGTGCTACATGGCGTTTCTCGCGGACCATCCCCACACCCGTGGGGAAAACGGCAGGAACGCCGGAGTACATCGCGGCGGAACAGGACCATCCCCACACCCGTGGGGAAAACCCAACGCTGCTTCCGGTGGCAGGGAGCGGGTTCGGACCATCCCCACACCCGTGGGGAAAACCTCCGCACGGTGGGAGAGGGGGCGCGGGCAGGCGGACCATCCCCACACCCGTGGGGAAAACGTGGGGGCGTGGCTGGACAAGCACGCGCCCGCCGGACCATCCCCACACCCGTGGGGAAAACTGGTACTCGGTCTCTTCCATTACAGCAACAATCGGACCATCCCCACACCCGTGGGGAAAACGGATTGAGGCCCACGCCCTCCGCAGGCTTGAACGGACCATCCCCACACCCGTGGGGAAAACCTGCACGATGCTCAGGCCGTTCTGCGCCAGCCCGGACCATCCCCACACCCGTGGGGAAAACTGCGCAAAAGGGCATGAATATAGTGGCGACAACGGACCATCCCCACACCCGTGGGGAAAACATGGGCGTCGGGATGGACGATGTACGGCGGGGCGGACCATCCCCACACCCGTGGGGAAAACACTTTAGAAACGCGGCCCTTTCCGCTCCTCATCCCCGGAGAAGGCCCCTGCCCCCTCCCCAATTCACATCACAATTTGTCATCGTCCTCTGGAGGGTCGTACTCCTGGGCCAATTCTGCATGACGCGCGTTGCGGACGGCAACGAGCTGGTATCCGTCGAGGCTGACCACCCGCCGGGTCGCGTCGCCGTGGGTGCGGATGACGAAGCCCTGCTCATTGCTGGCACGGTAGACCTGGGTGCAGCGGCCCCGGCGGGTATGCCCCACGGCCTTGTCCCACAGCAGGTCGCGCACGAGGGCCGAGGCGTTGCCCACGTACACCCCGGGCTGGACTTCGATCAGCCAGCGCGAAAGCTCACCGCGCAGGCTCTCGGGGACGGCCTCAAGAGTCATGACCAGCATGGTTCACTCCTCCCGCCGCGTTGCCCTCCGGGTCCCACAGGTCGCCGGGGGCCATCGGCTCAGGGTCGGGGTCGTCGCCGCCCAGCAGGTGCAGCAGGTCGGCGGCCATGCGCTCCAGCAGGCGCAACCGCGTCATGTGGTCGCGCAGGCCGGTGCGGACACGCCTCTCCAGATCGTCGCCGGGGGTGGCGGCCTCGCGGAAGGCAACGGGCAGCACCACCTCCAGCTTGTAGAGGTCGGCCACGTCGTAGACGAAGCTCAGCATCTTGCCGGTGTGGACGAAGCCCAGCGCGGGGCTGTAGCCCATGCTCAGGATCGCCGCGTGCGCGAGGCCATAGAGGCAAGCATTCCCGGCGCTGACCGCCTTGTTCACCGGCGTGGCGCGGTTCCAGTCCTGCTGCTTGTACTGGCGCGTGTCCCACTTGACTCCGTGCGCCCGGCTGTAGCGGGCGTAGGCATCCCGCACCCGTGCCCCCTCGCGCCCACGAATCTGCTGGAGGGTGAGGTCCGGGGGCAGCCCTTCCGGAAAGCGCATCGCGTACATCTGCCGTACCACCCGCAATCGGCTCTGGGGATTGGCCCACAGCAGCGCCTGCCGCTGAAGCCGCGCCGCGCTGCGCGTCTCGCCCAGGCCGCTGGCGTAGAGCCGCACGCCCTCCTCGCCCACCCACAGCAGCGAGCAGCCGGTGTCGGACAGGGCCTTGACCGCCTCGTGGCTGACCGAGCAACCCGGCCCCAGCAGCAGCACGCTGAGGCTGGCCGCCGGGATGGTCACCATGCCCTCCGGGTGATAGGCCCGCACGCCCCGCCCATCTTGCTCCAGGCGGGTGTGGTCGAGGTAGAGATAGGTCGTGCCGTCGCGGAACTTGGGCAGCTCGCGCAGATTCTGCCGCTGCCAGATGATGGCGTTCGAGGTCGGCGGAATGGAGGTGGGATCGGTCATGGAGTACCTCGGTGGGGAGGGGGTCAGCCCGGCCCCAGGCTCAACAGCCCGCAGCCCAGCGCCTTGGCGTGGCCCAGGCCGCCGCACACCGCGCCTTGTAGGGCGGCCGGGTCGGTCACACAGAGGCGACCCTCGAAGGTCACGGTGTGAAGGGTCAGGGTCTGAGCGCCCTTGCGGGTGCGGACGGTGCCGCTGTGGGCGATGTCGGCGGCGAGCAGGTCGAAGCCGTGCTGACCGCCCTGCCGCTCCAGCCATCCGAGCTGCTCGTGCGGGCCGCGCAGGGCGTGGCGGCGACTGCGGCCCCGCTCGTCCAGCTTCCGCACGGTCACATTCGCCCGCAGGCGGAAGCGCAGGGCGCGGCCGGGGGTCAGCGCTCCGGTCAGGTCCACCGCCTTGACCTCCCAGCCCCGCAGCGAGCCGGGATGCCGGGCGTTCAGCGCCTCCCAGTCGGGCGGGGTCAGGCTCTGGACGAGGAGGGTCTCGCGGTCCTCCTGACGCCACAGCAGCCGTTCGCCGTCCGGCAGGGGTGCCCCCTCCACCCCCGCCCCCGGAAAGGCCCAGCGCAGGGTCTGGTGCAGCGCGTAGGGGCTGGCGAGGTCGCGGGCGGTGCGGGGGTCGCGGTCGTCGAAGGTCAGGCGGGAGAGGTGCAGCGGCGTCACGCGCCCACCTCCTCGGGCGGGGACAGCCGCAGCCAGGGGTCGGGTTCCGGGGTCAGGGGCAGCGTCACCGTCAGCACGTCGCGGGACACGTAGCGCCGCCGGGCGAAGGGGCCGTCGGGTACGTCCTGCCGCCGGGAAGGGGACGCAGAAGCTCGCAGGCGTTCGGGCACCGCTTCCCGGTCAAGGACGAGGCGGTAAGGTTCCGCCCAGTCCTCGCGGCGCAGGCTGGGGGCGATCAGCAGCGCCCCCCAGAGGGGCAGGTCCAGCGGGGGGCGGTCGAACAGGGGCAGGCTCGGCACAAAGGCTTTGCGTCCCAGCGACAGCGG
Coding sequences within:
- a CDS encoding ATP-binding protein, whose amino-acid sequence is MVCPPAPVHTDLLLVVAEALAAARRPQEVVEVLLAHAHAALRVPVAAWLVPGGEQEIAPAPTAQEGDGVAWPDLATLRAVWQRREPVLLEGSGAALLPLQVGEEPVRGLLGLAWPQAPDAAGIRLARALAGQAALHLGRLSREGRADPEGTDPVGGLARAALRIGQAPGLQAALEVITEEARLLVGAHQSVVSLTVSEDWAQAITAVSLSDKYAAWQDYAVPPDGSGIYALVCRVNGPLRLTQAELEAHPAWRGFGQHADQHPPMRGWLAVPLVGKGGRNIGLIQLSDREEGEFSARDEQILVQLAQFAAVTVENARLIELAQAELERREQAEARLRVLNMELEGRIGAATHELQSRAAALDAFVAFSEAVGTQTDVAALARQAVRVMRTTLGHVSVGYYEPEGGLWRAQVWSDDMTPEVVAQIRAGIPAEAPNLARAVASGEAAFVDGWDAEANALSTTVNYGAGAFVPVVIGGEVRCLLAVGTRAARRWTEHERSVMRAVGRSFQLALERAEATALLERRNGELAARTRALEGFAHLTGDLAAQGDPRLFVRRAQEVILSLLPPGYALYYERGGDHWRNRVQVGEVGNAALQAFIDAGPRVGATPSVDVPWQTRRPFYQDAYARGSDTPEEMVQHVSTVASLPVLRHGEVVGVLIAVIFEGRPWSHTDRIILETVVSSLGLALERAESVALLAERTAELEQTNAELARSNAELEQFAYVASHDLQAPIRAMTSFAGLTQRRYGDVLDDRGRMYLTQIAESGEHMKRLVDDLLTFSRVHTTQREPERVDSGAVFDAVRRRLETGADLAGARLTRGPLPPVLADPQQLDQLLQNLISNGLKYRRGGVTPEVHVWAEREGDFWRFGVRDNGIGIEPQYFGRIFEIFQRLHGREQYEGTGIGLAVCKKIVERHGGRLWVESEVGRGTTFFFTLPAVPGDAGPPFAG
- a CDS encoding DUF808 domain-containing protein — its product is MSGGLVALLDDVAAIAKLAAASVDDIGAAAAKAGSKAVGVVVDDTAVTPRYVTGFTPDRELPIIWRIARGSLRNKVVFILPAALLLSQFLPGAIPPILMLGGAYLCFEGAEKVYEAVSGHEEGHGSEDPAALTGQAHEEQMVAGAIRTDFILSAEIMAISLAEVADQTFWLRAATLVVVALLITALVYGVVGLIVKMDDFGLRLANGASGAGRTFGRGLVRGMPKVLSALSVIGTAAMLWVGGHIILAGLEDFGLGGPLHFFHGLAVAAGHAVPFAQGFVEWLVETLGSGLFGLLVGAVIVAVLHLRPGRGAKAH
- the cas2e gene encoding type I-E CRISPR-associated endoribonuclease Cas2e, with product MTLEAVPESLRGELSRWLIEVQPGVYVGNASALVRDLLWDKAVGHTRRGRCTQVYRASNEQGFVIRTHGDATRRVVSLDGYQLVAVRNARHAELAQEYDPPEDDDKL
- the cas1e gene encoding type I-E CRISPR-associated endonuclease Cas1e — protein: MTDPTSIPPTSNAIIWQRQNLRELPKFRDGTTYLYLDHTRLEQDGRGVRAYHPEGMVTIPAASLSVLLLGPGCSVSHEAVKALSDTGCSLLWVGEEGVRLYASGLGETRSAARLQRQALLWANPQSRLRVVRQMYAMRFPEGLPPDLTLQQIRGREGARVRDAYARYSRAHGVKWDTRQYKQQDWNRATPVNKAVSAGNACLYGLAHAAILSMGYSPALGFVHTGKMLSFVYDVADLYKLEVVLPVAFREAATPGDDLERRVRTGLRDHMTRLRLLERMAADLLHLLGGDDPDPEPMAPGDLWDPEGNAAGGVNHAGHDS
- the cas6e gene encoding type I-E CRISPR-associated protein Cas6/Cse3/CasE, with product MTPLHLSRLTFDDRDPRTARDLASPYALHQTLRWAFPGAGVEGAPLPDGERLLWRQEDRETLLVQSLTPPDWEALNARHPGSLRGWEVKAVDLTGALTPGRALRFRLRANVTVRKLDERGRSRRHALRGPHEQLGWLERQGGQHGFDLLAADIAHSGTVRTRKGAQTLTLHTVTFEGRLCVTDPAALQGAVCGGLGHAKALGCGLLSLGPG